One Cynocephalus volans isolate mCynVol1 chromosome 5, mCynVol1.pri, whole genome shotgun sequence DNA window includes the following coding sequences:
- the LOC134378400 gene encoding chloride intracellular channel protein 4-like, whose product MILWLKGVVFSATTVDLKRKPAYLQNSAPGTHPPFITFNNEVKTDVNKIEEFLEDVSCPPKYLTLSPEHPASNTAGMDIFAKFSASIRNSRPEANEALERGLLKTLRKLDEYLNSPLPDELDENSMEDIKFSTRKFLDGNEMTLADCNLLPKLHIVKVVAKKYRNFDIPKGMTGIWRYLTKAYSRDEFTNTCPSGQEVEIAYSDVAKRLTK is encoded by the coding sequence ATGATTCTTTGGCTCAAAGGAGTTGTATTTAGTGCCACAACCGTTGACCTGAAAAGGAAGCCTGCATACCTGCAGAACTCGGCTCCTGGGACCCACCCGCCATTTATAACTTTTAACAATGAAGTCAAAACGGATGTCAATAAGATCGAGGAATTTCTTGAAGATGTCTCATGCCCTCCCAAGTACTTAACGCTTTCACCAGAACACCCCGCATCAAACACTGCTGGAATGGACATCTTTGCCAAATTCTCTGCATCTATCAGGAATTCAAGGCCAGAGGCTAACGAAGCACTGGAGAGGGGTCTCTTGAAAACACTGCGGAAACTGGATGAATATCTGAATTCTCCCCTCCCTGATGAACTTGATGAGAATAGTATGGAGGACATTAAGTTTTCTACACGTAAATTTCTGGATGGCAATGAAATGACATTAGCTGATTGCAACCTGCTGCCCAAACTGCACATTGTCAAGGTGGTGGCCAAAAAATATCGCAACTTTGATATCCCAAAAGGAATGACTGGCATCTGGAGATACTTAACTAAGGCTTATAGTAGGGATGAGTTCACCAATACCTGTCCCAGTGGTCAGGAGGTTGAAATAGCATATAGTGATGTAGCCAAAAGACTTACCAAGTAA